CCAACCCCCAGGGTTACACCTTCACGTAATCACTCCTTCCACTGCTCCCTGTGCTTGTTCACTTCCTCCTTCTTCCCCCTTTACCTCTCTAGGCTCCTTCCTCCCCCACCTTATCTCCCTACCCTGGACTCCActactccctcctccccctttacCTCTCCAGGCTCCTTCCCACCTTCCCTCCCAACCcccatcctccactcttccccaCACTGCCTATTTGCAGATGCAGGTGGAGGTCTAGGAGCTGATGATCTGTCCAGACCAGGTCTCATGCTTGGTTCCTGGGGCCAAGTGGGTGATGACAACCTCCATCGCCTGGATCTTCTGGTTCTTGGGGGGGATGGAACAGACTTTGTACGTGACCTCGTCACCTTCCATCGGCACGTATTCTCCATCAATACTaaaaaagggagagggggagaacgtTATGAGAGAATCCAGGCCTCTCTATGTCTAGGACATTAAAGTTGATGAATATATGATAAAGCAATAAGGTGTATTGTGATTATAAAATATGATATTATGTACAACGCATATTGGCATATTCAGTCCCAAAGTGTGTTGTAGATTATAATTGAATCCTAACGCTTCAGAATCACTCACTCAGAGATGTGTACAAAGATGTCCTCTCCACCGTTGGAGGGCTTTATAAAGCCATGACCCTGGGACCTGTAGAAGGTCTTACACACGCCCTTATACACTGGGCCTGATCTGGCCCGCACCGTactgagagacacacaggagagaatcaaCATTAACCCATGCAGGCTATTCTCTGGACTTGCATCCAAAATGGGCAGTTCCTGATAGTGACCAGAGCCTCATAGATCACACTCAAGGCCATGCACAAATACACTCACACGCACTCTATCACCAGAGATTATTCCTACTCACGCTGAGTACGTGCGGGTGCGTTTGGTCGGCAGAGGGCTGGGCAACTCGCCTGGCATCAGGGGGGGTTTCCTTTCCCTCTCCCACACCCGACTTCCCTCCCTGAGGAAGGggaaggatagggagagaggggtgcGGGGGGAGCTCAGTGGCCGTGGGGGATCGGAGGGGGACGAGGGGTCTGAATCAGCCATCTCTGTGGGGGTCCCCCTGGGGGTGTGGAGCTCTGTAGGAGAAGCTGCCTCAGCCTCGGGTGGGTCACAGCCAGGGAGACAGACCTAGACTGTCTGCATGATAAGGGTGATGGGTGGTGTGTTTGTGGTGGTGGTTTAGGATGCGTCTGGAAGGTGGGATAATGGAGGAGCTTGGTGGCTtcctggagagagaaagaaaagaaagagtgAAAAAATAGAGAAATATATGAATGAATCCGAAAGACTGCAAAACATTAACAAGGAGGGACACTCGGTGAAAtaacagagctcctctgtggagatgggagaaactttcaGAAGGAGAAGCATGTctgtctgcagcactccacaaatcaggcctttatggtaaagtggccagacggaagccacccctcagtaaaaggcacacacctgtctatataaaaggtccgacagtgcatgtaagagcaaaaaccaatccatgaggtctgaggaattgtccatagagctcagagacaggactgtgtcgagccACAGATCTGTCGAAGGGTaccaaaccatttctgcagcattgaaggtccccaagaacacagtggcctacatcattcttaaatggaagacgtttggaaccaccaagactcttcctagatctggccacccggccaaaccaagaacccgatggtcactgacagagctccagagttcctctgtgaagatgggagaaccttccagaaggacaactatctctgcagcactccaccaatcaggccgttatagtagtggccagacggaagccactcctcagtaaaaggcacatgacagcccgcttggagtttgccaaaagtcacctaaaggaatctcagaccatgacaaacaagattgaactctttggcctgaatgccaagcgtcacgtctggaggacaccaggcaccgctcattacctggccaataccatccctacggtgaagcatggtggtggcagcatcatgctgtagggattcttttcagcggcagggactgggagactagtcagggtcgagggaaagatgaacggagcaaagtacagagaaaacctgctccagagtgctcaggacctcagactgggtgaaagttcaccttccaacaggacaacaaccctaagcacacagccaagacatcgcaggagtggcttcgggacaagtgtctgaatatccttgagtggcccagccagagctcagacttgaacccgatagaacatctctggagagacctgaaaatagctgtgcagcaatgctccccatccaacctgacagagcttgaaagggatatgcagagaagaatgggagaaactccccaaatataggtgtgccaagcctgtagcgtcatacccaaaaagacttgagCCTGTAATCTCTGCCataggtgattcaacaaagtactgagtaaagggtctgtatacttatgtaaatatatatgtaaatatatatgtaaatatatatatatatatatatatatatatgtaaatatatatatatatatatatatacacacacattagtgaaaagaaaaaaaatgaaacctgcttttgctttgtcattatgtgctATTTTGTATAGATTGagggaaacaatttaatcaattttagaataagtctgtactgtaaaaataaaatgtgtaaaaagtgaagtggtctgaatactttgaatgcactgtatgcatgaattggaccatattGTTCTTCTACCTGAGCATACGAAATGTAATGagcacttttgggtgtcagagaaaatgtatctGCGTAAAAAGTACATATAgatagtggagtaaaagtaaaaattgtcaaatataaatagtaaagtacagataccccaaaaaactacatgcagtgccttcagaaatataTTCCACATTTTCTTGTTACAAACTGAATTTCAAATGTATTCATTTGagatttgtcactggcctacacacaataccccttaatgtcaaagtggaattatgtttttagattatttattttttgagttgcatggactgtgtgcaataatagcatttaacatgatttttgaaataTCTACcacatctctgtactccacatatacagataattgtaaggtccctcagtcgagaaattaatttcaaacacagattcaaccaaagaccagggaggttttccaatgcctagcaaagaagggaacctattgatagatgggtcaaaataaaaaagcagacattgaatatccctttgagcatggtgaagttattaattactctTTGGATGGTGGATCAATACACTCaggcactacaaagatacaggcgtccttcctaactcagttaccggagtggaaggaaaccgctcagggatttcaccatgaggctaaacagagagtttaatggctgtgataggagaaaactaaggatggatcaacaacattgtatttactccacaatactaacctatttGACAGAGTTtaaagaagcctgtacagaataaaaaatattccaaatcaTGCACACTgtttgaacaaggcacttaagtaaaaCTGCACAAAAAGTGGCAAAGCAATACATTTTTTGTCataaatacaaagtgttatgtttggggcaaatccaatgaaacacattactgagtaccactctccatattttcaaacatagtggtggctgcatcatgttatcattaaggactggggagtttttcaagaTAAAAAAATTAACTGAATTGAGGCTGGAGCTGAGCACAGGAAaaaccctagaggaaaacctggttcagtctgatttccaacagacacttggggacaaattcacctttcagcaggacaataacctaaaacacagccaaatccacacgagttgcttaccaagaagacagtgaatgttcctgagtggccgaagTTACAGTTcaggcaagacctgaaaatggttgtctagcaatgatcaacaaccaatttgacagagcttgaagaattttaaaaagaataatgggaaaatgttgcacaatccaggtgaggAAAGCTCTCAGATAGACTcactgctgtaatcgctgccaaacgtgcttctaccaagtattgactcaggggtgtgaatattatGTAAAttcaatatttctgtatttaattttcaataaatgtgctacaatttct
This genomic interval from Salvelinus fontinalis isolate EN_2023a chromosome 30, ASM2944872v1, whole genome shotgun sequence contains the following:
- the LOC129828977 gene encoding cold shock domain-containing protein C2-like, which translates into the protein MADSDPSSPSDPPRPLSSPRTPLSLSFPFLREGSRVWERERKPPLMPGELPSPLPTKRTRTYSATVRARSGPVYKGVCKTFYRSQGHGFIKPSNGGEDIFVHISDIDGEYVPMEGDEVTYKVCSIPPKNQKIQAMEVVITHLAPGTKHETWSGQIISS